One part of the Methylobacterium mesophilicum SR1.6/6 genome encodes these proteins:
- a CDS encoding HPr family phosphocarrier protein: MDDLFETDDDPPVPEGGLLRMLPIINRRGLHARASAKFVQTVERYHAAVAVTRAGETVGGRSIMGLLTLGAAMGTRIAVTAVGEDAGECLDAIEALLANRFGEDE, translated from the coding sequence ATGGACGACCTTTTCGAGACGGACGACGATCCTCCGGTGCCGGAGGGCGGGCTGCTCCGCATGCTGCCGATCATCAACCGGCGCGGTCTGCACGCACGGGCCTCCGCGAAGTTCGTCCAGACGGTAGAACGCTACCACGCCGCGGTGGCGGTGACGCGCGCGGGCGAGACGGTGGGAGGGCGCTCGATCATGGGGCTGCTGACGCTCGGCGCCGCCATGGGCACCCGCATCGCCGTCACCGCCGTTGGCGAGGATGCCGGAGAATGCCTCGACGCGATCGAGGCACTGCTCGCCAACCGCTTCGGCGAGGACGAATAG
- a CDS encoding GNAT family N-acetyltransferase: MWRANLRAPSAVDEEAVPAWRAMLVRNAVGDSLRDPDHLMPLAHHQPAGRRVAIALAWGGRADPRQPAEATTTALVEDTTALAVDRALKARLAGLRRPIRLVGAVEPLRAAAPFRPRVAVDRSARPRSIPTGAFVGTRPHGWKAPAAEMLTVTEPEAVRDAFETFLTLEARTAHRPIIADPSEASLVRAVSRLFGRRSALRVAFLRRAGEIVSGTLRLGVGRASVPWLRARA; this comes from the coding sequence ATGTGGCGCGCCAACTTGCGCGCGCCCAGCGCTGTGGACGAAGAAGCGGTGCCGGCCTGGCGGGCCATGCTGGTCCGGAATGCCGTGGGTGATTCACTCCGCGATCCCGATCACCTGATGCCGCTGGCCCACCACCAACCCGCCGGACGCCGGGTCGCCATCGCTCTCGCCTGGGGCGGGCGCGCCGATCCCCGGCAGCCCGCCGAAGCCACAACCACGGCACTGGTCGAGGATACGACCGCTCTGGCCGTCGACCGCGCGCTGAAGGCACGGCTCGCCGGGCTGCGGCGGCCCATCCGCCTCGTGGGAGCCGTCGAGCCCCTGCGGGCCGCGGCGCCTTTCCGACCCCGCGTAGCGGTCGATCGCTCCGCGCGGCCGCGCTCGATCCCAACCGGGGCCTTCGTGGGAACCCGGCCGCACGGATGGAAGGCGCCCGCCGCCGAGATGCTCACGGTGACCGAGCCGGAGGCCGTGCGCGACGCCTTCGAGACCTTCCTGACACTCGAGGCCCGGACTGCTCACCGGCCGATCATTGCCGACCCGTCCGAGGCATCCCTGGTCCGCGCAGTCAGCCGCCTGTTCGGCCGCAGAAGTGCGCTTCGCGTCGCGTTCCTGCGCCGGGCCGGCGAAATCGTCTCTGGAACGCTCCGTCTCGGCGTCGGCAGGGCCTCCGTGCCCTGGCTGCGCGCTCGGGCCTGA
- the queE gene encoding 7-carboxy-7-deazaguanine synthase, giving the protein MAYAVKEIFHTLQGEGAQAGRAAVFCRFAGCNLWSGREADRAAAACRFCDTDFVGMDGEGGGRFADAAALADAIAAAWAGGPNNRYVVFTGGEPLLQLDTPLIAAVHAQGFEIAIETNGTLPAPPGIDWICVSPKGRNALAQITGDELKLVYPQADADPSAFVGLDFRHRFLQPMDGPDQGASTQAAIAYCRRDARWRLSLQTHKMIGIP; this is encoded by the coding sequence GTGGCTTACGCGGTCAAGGAGATCTTCCATACCCTGCAGGGCGAGGGTGCCCAGGCTGGACGCGCGGCCGTGTTCTGCCGCTTCGCCGGGTGCAACCTCTGGTCCGGGCGCGAGGCGGATCGCGCCGCGGCCGCCTGCCGGTTCTGCGACACGGACTTCGTGGGCATGGACGGGGAGGGCGGCGGACGCTTCGCCGACGCGGCGGCCCTCGCCGACGCCATCGCGGCGGCCTGGGCGGGGGGGCCGAACAACCGCTACGTGGTGTTCACGGGCGGCGAGCCGCTCCTGCAACTCGACACGCCGCTGATCGCGGCCGTGCACGCGCAAGGCTTCGAGATCGCCATCGAGACCAACGGCACGTTGCCGGCGCCCCCCGGCATCGACTGGATCTGCGTGAGCCCGAAGGGGCGCAATGCGCTGGCGCAGATCACCGGCGACGAGTTGAAGCTGGTCTATCCGCAGGCGGATGCGGACCCGAGCGCGTTCGTTGGCCTCGACTTCCGCCACCGCTTCCTCCAGCCCATGGACGGGCCGGACCAGGGCGCCAGTACGCAGGCGGCGATCGCCTATTGCCGGCGCGATGCGCGCTGGCGCCTGTCGCTGCAGACCCACAAGATGATCGGCATACCCTGA
- a CDS encoding endonuclease III domain-containing protein produces the protein MARDTLHGLRPAQRRTTADKTPRSPGTGESAHVGAVLARLAEADPDPKAGFDRTDPYRLLVTVLLSAQSTGPTVSRIADALFGAVEDPAGMLDLGEARITEIIRPVGLGPSKARNIVKLSAALLSEFGGAVPRSAAEMRRLPGIGRKSAEVTANFAFHEPVIAVDTHVFRVSNRIPLAPGATVDSVADGLARLVPDRFKDGAHVWLFRHGRDTCIARKPACSRCLVSDLCSWPGKVT, from the coding sequence ATGGCGCGCGACACCCTCCACGGCCTCCGCCCCGCTCAGCGTCGGACCACGGCGGACAAGACACCCCGGTCACCCGGGACGGGTGAGTCGGCGCATGTCGGGGCCGTGCTCGCGCGGCTGGCCGAGGCGGACCCGGACCCGAAGGCCGGGTTCGACCGGACGGATCCTTACCGGCTCCTCGTGACCGTGCTGCTCTCGGCGCAGTCGACTGGGCCGACGGTTTCCCGCATCGCCGATGCCCTGTTCGGTGCCGTGGAGGATCCGGCCGGGATGCTGGACTTGGGCGAGGCGCGGATCACCGAGATCATCCGGCCGGTCGGGCTCGGGCCGTCGAAGGCCCGTAACATCGTCAAACTGTCGGCGGCGCTGCTCTCCGAGTTCGGCGGCGCTGTCCCGCGCAGCGCCGCGGAGATGCGCCGCCTTCCGGGAATCGGCCGCAAGAGCGCCGAGGTCACGGCGAACTTCGCCTTCCACGAGCCCGTCATCGCCGTCGATACCCACGTGTTCCGGGTCTCGAACCGGATCCCGCTGGCACCGGGCGCCACCGTCGACAGCGTCGCCGATGGTCTCGCGCGGCTTGTGCCCGACCGCTTCAAGGACGGCGCGCATGTCTGGCTGTTCCGGCATGGCCGCGACACCTGTATCGCTCGGAAGCCAGCCTGCTCGCGCTGCCTCGTCTCCGACCTCTGCTCGTGGCCCGGAAAAGTGACCTAG
- a CDS encoding translocation/assembly module TamB domain-containing protein, with the protein MDVSRRPTGSQRLSRRRCAWLVALLVTGLAVLGSSVTLPTRADEGDKSVLGGLLSRALSTPSSRVAIGAIDGALSSDATIRDVAVSDREGVWLKLDRARIIWRRLALLSGRLEVDSLEIGRIEVLRRPIPSPTPSEAKPDGKLLPDLPVKVEVKGFKLAELVLGEPVAGQPARLSAEGRAKLGAASEGLDLQARAQRLDAAGRFLLSLVYVPTGDRLELKASLIEPEGGLLSKAANLPGTPPINFDLDGAGPLDAWNAKLDFTAGSDIGARGGAKISRIGAERRLALDLAARIEGLAPGPAASIFAGTTKLDGGLAFADSGAFRIDRLELTSRTARLTAGGSLTKDRVADLTLQARALPTEGAITRAGEAEIGSLVLDGSLKGPLTAPEIHGSLDAAGLRGHDSALERIEARLGVQPQGDAATQRFAIQADGKVEGLRLADPALRRALGNRAQFTLRAASGPDGVIDVATLRLESETARASYAGRVGQNTLTGTVDAALPDLAVFSGVAGSGLAGRLEARARLSGDPARKALAADLTVSIAGLVTGIAAADRTLGRTPTLQGRVSQSYDGYGFDHLRLEGAGVTATLQGEATSAAADVAGRLDLKSLADLDSRLSGRAGIDARLTGSLERPDLAATLTAPAATADGKPIRDLRVEATLTDALFAPDGSLRVSGDVAGKALTGGAHVARTGADWVLDRLDLNLGSVAVAGNATVSAATWLSAGALAVRAGNLEDVAPLSPQPVAGRLDATVLLARDGGRQNAAIRATGSGLRYGAYALTRLDADLKGRDLRAHPILDGRLDADRLLAADQQIDTIRLAAAGGPSGSDVTLTAKARGFNLDGAVRVVPAEETRIEIQRLSAARGGDRFAIDGPATVILRDGGAMIDGLAISAGAGRITMAGRAGRDLDLQIRIRALPLSLARIAMPDLALSGSLDGEADLRGPAGRPEGRYALTVSKLVAPQTRQAGLPPVDASAKGTLSDGQASLDGRVSAGQGIALAVAGTLPVETGGPLDLRARGTLDASLANSMLSVGGQSVAGRVAIDGGVTGTLAAPRAQGAAVLSGGSFTDPLNGIRLTGIEGRVTGRGDTIVIERLNAATRNGGRVAVTGRVALEPGFPGSFHVTADRAELVSSPLMTAVSSADLTLAGPLVRTPRITGRVDVVSIDVAVPDRLPATVRPLPGVRHVNTPPEVRVRLAQRAGPKSARTGRRPGKPAVPFDATLDVAVNAPSRIFVRGRGIDAELGGALRVTGSSASPNAVGAFAMRRGRLELVGQRLDFSRGKLIFAGSLTTPELDFAAETKAGDVTARVAVMGPADAPQFALTSDPVLPQDEILSRLLFKKAAGGLSPFQALQLAQAVAQLSGGAAGPDVFEQARKGLGLDSLDVSTGASGGPALGASRYISDRVSVGVKAGAKPADTAVGVDFDVTRRIKLKGEAGSDGRTSLGVGAEYEW; encoded by the coding sequence ATGGATGTTTCACGCCGGCCGACCGGATCGCAGCGCTTGAGCCGCCGGAGATGCGCGTGGCTCGTCGCGCTGCTCGTGACCGGCCTCGCGGTCTTGGGTTCGTCCGTGACCCTGCCGACCCGCGCCGACGAGGGCGACAAGTCCGTGCTGGGCGGGCTCCTGTCGCGGGCGCTGTCCACGCCCTCGTCCCGGGTGGCAATCGGCGCCATCGACGGGGCGCTGTCATCCGATGCCACGATCCGCGACGTTGCCGTGAGCGACCGGGAGGGTGTCTGGCTGAAGCTCGATCGGGCCCGGATCATCTGGCGCCGGCTCGCGCTGCTGTCGGGGCGGCTGGAGGTGGACAGCCTGGAGATCGGCCGCATCGAGGTGCTGCGCCGGCCAATCCCGAGTCCGACGCCGTCGGAGGCCAAGCCTGACGGGAAGCTGCTGCCGGACCTGCCCGTGAAGGTCGAGGTAAAAGGCTTCAAGCTGGCCGAGCTGGTTCTCGGGGAGCCGGTGGCCGGGCAGCCCGCCCGCCTCTCGGCCGAGGGGCGTGCCAAGCTCGGCGCGGCGAGCGAAGGGCTCGATCTCCAGGCGCGGGCACAGCGCCTGGACGCCGCGGGACGTTTCCTGCTCTCGCTCGTTTACGTGCCGACGGGCGATCGTCTGGAGTTGAAGGCCAGCTTGATCGAGCCCGAAGGCGGGCTTCTCTCGAAGGCGGCTAATCTCCCTGGAACGCCGCCGATCAATTTCGATCTCGACGGCGCGGGCCCCCTCGACGCGTGGAACGCCAAGCTCGACTTCACCGCCGGGTCCGACATCGGCGCCAGAGGCGGCGCGAAGATTTCCCGCATCGGCGCGGAGCGGCGGCTCGCCCTCGACCTCGCGGCGCGTATCGAGGGCCTCGCGCCGGGACCGGCCGCGTCGATCTTTGCAGGCACGACCAAGCTCGACGGCGGCCTCGCCTTCGCGGATAGCGGCGCCTTCCGGATCGACAGGCTAGAGCTGACATCCCGCACGGCGCGGCTCACGGCCGGCGGAAGCCTGACCAAGGATCGGGTCGCCGACCTGACCCTCCAGGCCCGAGCCCTGCCCACCGAGGGCGCGATCACGCGGGCTGGCGAAGCCGAGATCGGCAGTCTCGTCCTAGACGGCAGCCTCAAGGGGCCGCTGACGGCGCCGGAGATTCATGGCAGCCTCGACGCGGCCGGACTGCGCGGCCACGACTCGGCGCTGGAGCGCATCGAGGCGCGCCTCGGCGTGCAACCCCAGGGCGACGCGGCAACGCAGCGCTTCGCGATCCAGGCGGACGGCAAGGTCGAGGGCCTGCGCTTGGCCGATCCGGCCCTGCGCCGAGCCCTCGGGAACCGGGCGCAGTTCACTCTTCGGGCGGCGTCCGGGCCGGACGGGGTCATCGACGTCGCCACCCTGCGGCTCGAGTCCGAGACCGCGCGGGCAAGCTACGCCGGCCGTGTCGGCCAGAACACGCTGACCGGCACGGTCGACGCGGCCCTGCCGGACCTCGCGGTGTTCTCAGGCGTCGCGGGCAGCGGCCTCGCGGGAAGACTTGAGGCCAGGGCGCGCCTCAGCGGCGATCCAGCCCGCAAGGCGCTGGCGGCCGACCTCACTGTCTCGATCGCCGGCCTCGTCACCGGGATCGCTGCCGCTGACCGCACCCTCGGGCGCACGCCCACCCTTCAGGGACGGGTCTCGCAATCCTATGACGGCTACGGCTTCGACCATCTGCGCCTTGAGGGCGCGGGCGTCACCGCGACCCTCCAGGGCGAGGCGACCTCGGCCGCGGCCGACGTCGCGGGCCGCCTGGACCTCAAGAGCCTCGCGGATCTGGATAGCCGCCTCTCCGGACGTGCCGGGATCGACGCCCGGCTCACCGGCTCCCTGGAGCGCCCCGATCTCGCTGCGACGCTGACGGCGCCGGCTGCCACGGCAGACGGCAAGCCGATCCGTGACCTGCGCGTCGAGGCGACCCTGACGGACGCCCTCTTCGCGCCGGACGGCAGCTTGCGAGTCTCTGGCGACGTGGCCGGCAAGGCGCTGACCGGCGGCGCCCACGTCGCGCGCACGGGCGCCGACTGGGTGCTCGACCGACTCGACCTCAATCTCGGCTCCGTGGCGGTGGCGGGCAACGCCACCGTGTCCGCGGCGACATGGCTTTCCGCTGGCGCTCTCGCGGTGCGCGCCGGCAACCTTGAAGATGTTGCACCCCTGTCACCGCAACCCGTGGCCGGACGCCTCGACGCCACCGTGCTGCTCGCCCGGGACGGTGGGCGCCAGAATGCTGCGATCCGGGCCACCGGCTCCGGCCTGCGCTACGGTGCCTACGCGCTCACCCGGCTCGACGCGGACCTGAAGGGCCGAGACCTCCGGGCCCATCCGATTCTGGATGGGCGTTTAGATGCCGACCGGCTGCTCGCCGCCGACCAGCAGATCGACACGATCCGGCTCGCCGCCGCCGGCGGCCCGAGCGGTAGCGACGTGACTCTGACCGCCAAAGCCCGCGGCTTCAACCTCGATGGCGCGGTCCGGGTCGTCCCGGCTGAGGAGACGCGCATCGAGATCCAGCGTCTGTCGGCCGCCCGGGGCGGCGACCGCTTTGCCATCGACGGACCTGCCACCGTCATCCTCCGTGACGGCGGCGCGATGATCGACGGGCTTGCGATTTCGGCGGGCGCCGGCCGGATCACGATGGCCGGGCGCGCAGGCCGCGACCTCGACCTCCAGATCCGGATCCGTGCGCTGCCCCTATCTCTGGCTCGGATCGCCATGCCCGATCTCGCACTGTCCGGATCCCTCGACGGTGAGGCGGATCTGCGCGGGCCGGCCGGGCGACCAGAGGGCCGCTACGCGTTGACCGTCTCGAAACTCGTGGCGCCACAAACTCGGCAGGCAGGCCTGCCGCCCGTGGATGCCAGCGCCAAGGGCACGCTGTCCGACGGGCAGGCCAGCCTGGACGGCCGCGTTTCGGCCGGGCAGGGGATCGCCCTCGCCGTCGCAGGCACGCTGCCGGTTGAGACCGGCGGGCCGCTCGATCTCCGCGCCCGGGGCACTCTCGACGCGTCGCTCGCCAACTCGATGCTGAGCGTGGGCGGGCAGAGCGTCGCAGGACGCGTCGCCATCGACGGCGGCGTGACCGGCACCCTTGCGGCACCGCGGGCGCAAGGCGCCGCCGTGCTGAGCGGCGGCAGCTTCACCGATCCGCTCAACGGCATCCGCCTGACCGGAATCGAGGGCCGGGTGACCGGCCGGGGCGACACGATCGTGATTGAGCGCCTGAATGCGGCGACCCGCAACGGCGGACGCGTCGCGGTCACGGGGCGCGTGGCCCTGGAGCCCGGTTTCCCCGGCAGCTTCCATGTCACCGCCGACCGGGCAGAGCTGGTTTCGAGCCCGCTGATGACCGCCGTGTCGAGCGCCGACCTCACCCTGGCGGGCCCGCTGGTGCGGACGCCGAGGATCACCGGCCGGGTCGACGTGGTGTCGATCGACGTCGCTGTGCCGGACCGTCTGCCGGCCACGGTCCGTCCCCTGCCGGGGGTGCGCCACGTCAACACGCCGCCTGAGGTGCGGGTGCGGTTGGCGCAGCGGGCCGGTCCGAAGTCGGCTCGGACCGGGCGGCGGCCCGGAAAGCCGGCCGTCCCGTTCGACGCCACCCTCGACGTCGCCGTGAATGCGCCGAGCCGGATCTTTGTGCGCGGGCGCGGTATCGATGCCGAACTGGGAGGGGCGCTCCGGGTTACCGGCAGTTCCGCGTCTCCGAACGCCGTCGGCGCCTTCGCCATGCGACGGGGACGTCTCGAGCTCGTGGGCCAGCGCCTCGATTTCAGCCGGGGCAAGCTGATCTTCGCGGGGAGCCTGACCACGCCGGAACTCGACTTCGCCGCCGAGACCAAGGCCGGGGACGTCACAGCCCGCGTCGCCGTGATGGGCCCGGCGGACGCGCCGCAATTTGCCCTGACCTCCGACCCGGTGCTGCCCCAAGACGAGATCCTGTCGCGCCTGCTGTTCAAGAAGGCCGCGGGCGGTCTCTCGCCGTTCCAGGCCTTGCAGCTCGCCCAGGCCGTCGCACAGCTCTCGGGCGGCGCAGCGGGGCCCGACGTCTTCGAGCAGGCGCGCAAGGGCCTCGGGCTCGACAGCCTCGACGTGTCGACCGGGGCAAGCGGCGGCCCGGCGCTCGGCGCCTCGCGCTACATCTCGGATCGCGTCAGCGTCGGCGTGAAGGCCGGCGCCAAACCCGCCGACACGGCGGTCGGGGTGGATTTTGACGTCACCCGGCGGATCAAGCTCAAGGGCGAGGCCGGCAGTGACGGGCGGACCAGCCTGGGGGTCGGGGCAGAGTACGAGTGGTAG
- a CDS encoding CobW family GTP-binding protein, with protein MSQTTAPAPDPRRPEPIPLTVLTGFLGAGKTTLLNRLLRDPALSDTVVIVNEFGAIGLDHLLIETVDEDMILLGAGCLCCTVRGDLIATLEDLLRKRDNGRIRPFRRVVIETTGLADPAPILHALIYHPYLVLRFRLQAVVTVVDAVTGADTLDAHPEALRQAAVADRIVLTKTDLAGDTSGLRARLTALNPAAPIVLPDATAETLLGGLFGLDGKGADVRAWLGDAALAHDHRHGADVNRHDASIEAVCLTSETPVPRPSFEMFMDLLRSGHGPKLLRLKGIVALADDPGRPIVVHGVQHVFHAPLTLPAWPDPDHTSRLVLILRDHDPAFVRKLWDAFLGRPRVDAPDAAALTDNPLAIPGF; from the coding sequence ATGTCACAGACCACCGCGCCCGCCCCGGATCCCCGCCGCCCGGAGCCGATCCCGCTCACGGTGCTCACCGGCTTCCTCGGCGCCGGCAAGACCACGCTGCTGAACCGGCTGCTGCGGGACCCGGCGCTCTCCGACACGGTGGTGATCGTCAACGAGTTCGGCGCGATCGGCCTCGACCACCTGCTCATCGAGACCGTCGACGAGGACATGATCCTGCTCGGCGCCGGCTGCCTGTGCTGCACGGTGCGGGGTGACCTCATCGCCACCCTCGAGGACCTGCTGCGCAAGCGCGACAACGGCCGGATCCGGCCGTTCCGCCGCGTGGTGATCGAGACCACGGGCCTCGCTGACCCGGCGCCGATCCTGCACGCCCTGATCTACCATCCCTACCTCGTGCTGCGGTTCCGCCTCCAGGCGGTGGTGACGGTGGTGGACGCCGTCACGGGCGCCGACACCCTCGACGCGCACCCGGAGGCCCTGCGCCAGGCCGCGGTCGCCGACCGGATCGTGCTGACCAAGACCGATCTGGCGGGCGACACATCGGGACTACGCGCGCGGCTCACCGCCCTCAATCCGGCGGCCCCGATCGTCCTCCCGGATGCCACCGCAGAGACCCTGCTCGGCGGCCTCTTCGGCCTCGACGGCAAGGGCGCCGATGTCCGCGCATGGCTCGGCGACGCGGCCCTGGCGCACGACCACCGCCATGGCGCCGACGTGAACCGGCACGACGCGTCGATCGAGGCGGTCTGCCTGACGAGCGAGACCCCCGTGCCCCGCCCGTCGTTCGAGATGTTCATGGACCTGCTGCGGTCCGGCCACGGGCCGAAGCTGCTGCGGCTCAAGGGCATCGTGGCGCTCGCCGACGATCCAGGGCGCCCGATCGTCGTTCACGGCGTTCAGCACGTGTTCCACGCGCCGCTCACCCTGCCCGCCTGGCCCGATCCCGACCACACGTCCCGGCTCGTGCTGATCCTGCGGGATCACGACCCGGCCTTCGTGCGCAAACTGTGGGACGCCTTCCTGGGGCGCCCGCGCGTCGATGCGCCGGACGCGGCCGCGCTCACCGACAATCCCCTCGCGATCCCGGGCTTCTGA
- a CDS encoding D-alanyl-D-alanine carboxypeptidase family protein translates to MSSSLYRRLTVGLAALTGLFGTTLVGLVAAQAVTVPILVADVDSGKVIYSQAPTDPWFPASITKLMTTYVALDLVRQGKVSLDSMITISAAAAAEPPSKMGFKPGTQLTLDNALKIIMVKSANDIAYAIGENLGGSIDTFAALMNETAVRIGMRDSHWYNPNGLPDPRQWTSARDMAVLARALIRDFPDSHDLFSISAIQFGRAVMPNHNGLLGRYPGTDGMKTGFICSGGFNVVATATRNGRRIVTIVMGQPSPRERDVKAADLFDYAFAQGAGWTNPTLDALPASALPQPPDMRPFVCGGKKPPAIEDGPGALSAPGSAAQLVGGAAANSPALALAAFSNPALRARSLPPRAPLQPIAVWVGRNPAEGQQILDAQEAEQKAAAANTRAAKLEAAKAKRLAAVEAAKQAREARAQAARDAAATEAATKTAAKPAPKVAAKPSHPLPRTASAYTAVESPSMPEAKPGKGLTKPAPKAAAHKPAPAGTAAKSAAKKPAAKKAAAGE, encoded by the coding sequence ATGTCCTCTTCTCTCTACCGGCGCCTCACCGTCGGGCTTGCGGCGCTGACGGGTCTGTTCGGAACCACCCTGGTCGGTCTGGTCGCGGCGCAGGCCGTCACGGTGCCGATCCTCGTGGCCGACGTGGATTCTGGGAAGGTGATCTACTCGCAGGCGCCCACGGACCCGTGGTTCCCGGCCTCGATCACCAAGCTCATGACGACCTACGTCGCCCTCGACTTGGTGCGGCAGGGCAAGGTCTCGCTGGATTCGATGATCACCATCTCGGCCGCCGCCGCCGCGGAGCCGCCCTCGAAGATGGGTTTCAAGCCGGGGACGCAGCTGACCCTCGACAACGCCCTCAAGATCATCATGGTGAAGTCGGCGAACGACATCGCCTACGCGATCGGCGAGAATCTCGGCGGCTCGATCGACACCTTCGCCGCCCTGATGAACGAGACCGCGGTGCGGATCGGCATGCGCGACAGCCATTGGTACAACCCCAACGGCCTGCCCGATCCGCGTCAATGGACCTCCGCCCGGGACATGGCGGTGCTCGCCCGGGCGCTGATCCGCGACTTCCCGGATTCGCACGACCTGTTCTCGATCTCGGCCATCCAGTTCGGCCGCGCCGTCATGCCGAACCACAACGGCCTGCTCGGGCGCTATCCCGGCACCGACGGGATGAAGACCGGCTTCATCTGCTCCGGCGGCTTCAACGTGGTGGCGACCGCGACCCGCAACGGCCGCCGCATCGTCACCATCGTCATGGGCCAGCCGAGCCCGCGCGAGCGCGACGTGAAGGCCGCCGACCTGTTCGACTACGCCTTCGCCCAGGGCGCCGGCTGGACGAACCCGACCCTCGACGCCTTGCCGGCCTCCGCCCTGCCCCAGCCCCCGGACATGCGGCCCTTCGTGTGCGGCGGCAAGAAGCCTCCGGCGATCGAGGACGGGCCCGGCGCCCTGAGCGCGCCCGGTTCGGCGGCGCAGCTGGTCGGCGGCGCGGCGGCGAACTCGCCCGCGCTGGCGCTCGCCGCCTTCTCGAACCCGGCCCTGCGCGCCCGCAGCCTGCCGCCGCGGGCCCCGCTCCAGCCGATCGCCGTCTGGGTCGGCCGCAACCCGGCCGAGGGCCAGCAGATCCTCGACGCCCAGGAGGCCGAGCAGAAGGCTGCGGCCGCCAACACCCGGGCCGCGAAGCTCGAAGCCGCCAAGGCCAAGCGCTTGGCGGCGGTCGAGGCGGCCAAGCAGGCTCGCGAGGCGCGCGCGCAGGCCGCCAGGGACGCGGCCGCCACCGAGGCCGCCACCAAGACCGCCGCGAAGCCGGCCCCGAAGGTTGCCGCCAAACCCAGCCATCCGCTGCCCCGGACGGCGAGCGCCTACACGGCCGTCGAGAGCCCGTCGATGCCGGAAGCCAAGCCCGGCAAGGGCCTGACGAAGCCGGCCCCGAAGGCCGCGGCCCATAAGCCGGCCCCGGCCGGCACGGCGGCGAAGTCGGCGGCCAAGAAGCCCGCGGCCAAGAAGGCGGCGGCCGGCGAGTAG